One window of Drosophila busckii strain San Diego stock center, stock number 13000-0081.31 chromosome 3L, ASM1175060v1, whole genome shotgun sequence genomic DNA carries:
- the LOC108598949 gene encoding uncharacterized protein LOC108598949 isoform X2 yields the protein MSTRAKKKQKPSITDFDYDPLVLDENVAVKNEDVPELVPASDLEDEFLGLVDSQKLVEDQQSMQRLFHMDMGMNDQHKISERLSSLERKVEFLLNVNTKILTRVDKICEHLRPLPPQNEFPIKCMEELEEIDVKVSNNPERYAQLFQSLLNPLGISKHLGRIFDKSLLMQMNYGGFCSKTALSDYVNLNAALFESQKKEGYTFDDYKKEVRLAFQKTKNRVYKAKCDAKTKMRLREEKSINKSLP from the exons ATGAGCACCAGAgctaaaaagaaacaaaaaccaaGCATCACTGACTTTGATTATGATCCGCTAGTGCTTGatgaaaatgttgctgtaAAAAACGAAG ATGTTCCAGAGTTGGTGCCAGCATCGGATTTGGAAGATGAATTCCTGGGCCTAGTTGATAGCCAAAAGTTGGTAGAGGACCAGCAGAGTATGCAAAGATTATTTCATATGGACATGGGTATGAATGATCAGCACAAGATTTCCGAGCGTCTAAGCAGCTTGGAGCGCAAAgttgaatttcttttaaatgttaatacaAAGATATTGACACGTGTGGATAAAATATGCGAGCATTTAAGGCCACTGCCGCCACAAAATGAATTTCCCATTAAATGCATGGAGGAGTTGGAAGAGATTGATGTGAAGGTGTCCAATAATCCAGAGCGTTAT GCACAACTATTTCAAAGTCTGCTTAATCCTTTGGGCATAAGTAAACATTTAGGACGCATCTTTGACAAGAGTTTgttaatgcaaatgaattatGGCGGATTTTGCTCAAAGACTGCGCTAAGCGACTATGTTAACCTGAATGCAGCGTTGTTTG AATCTCAAAAAAAGGAGGGCTATACTTTCGATGACTATAAGAAGGAAGTGCGCTTGGCCtttcaaaaaactaaaaaccgCGTCTATAAGGCCAAATGTGATGCAAAGACAAAAATGCGTTTAAGAGAGGAAAAAAGcattaataaaagtttgccCTAA
- the LOC108598949 gene encoding uncharacterized protein LOC108598949 isoform X1, which yields MSTRAKKKQKPSITDFDYDPLVLDENVAVKNEDVPELVPASDLEDEFLGLVDSQKLVEDQQSMQRLFHMDMGMNDQHKISERLSSLERKVEFLLNVNTKILTRVDKICEHLRPLPPQNEFPIKCMEELEEIDVKVSNNPERYAQLFQSLLNPLGISKHLGRIFDKSLLMQMNYGGFCSKTALSDYVNLNAALFAESQKKEGYTFDDYKKEVRLAFQKTKNRVYKAKCDAKTKMRLREEKSINKSLP from the exons ATGAGCACCAGAgctaaaaagaaacaaaaaccaaGCATCACTGACTTTGATTATGATCCGCTAGTGCTTGatgaaaatgttgctgtaAAAAACGAAG ATGTTCCAGAGTTGGTGCCAGCATCGGATTTGGAAGATGAATTCCTGGGCCTAGTTGATAGCCAAAAGTTGGTAGAGGACCAGCAGAGTATGCAAAGATTATTTCATATGGACATGGGTATGAATGATCAGCACAAGATTTCCGAGCGTCTAAGCAGCTTGGAGCGCAAAgttgaatttcttttaaatgttaatacaAAGATATTGACACGTGTGGATAAAATATGCGAGCATTTAAGGCCACTGCCGCCACAAAATGAATTTCCCATTAAATGCATGGAGGAGTTGGAAGAGATTGATGTGAAGGTGTCCAATAATCCAGAGCGTTAT GCACAACTATTTCAAAGTCTGCTTAATCCTTTGGGCATAAGTAAACATTTAGGACGCATCTTTGACAAGAGTTTgttaatgcaaatgaattatGGCGGATTTTGCTCAAAGACTGCGCTAAGCGACTATGTTAACCTGAATGCAGCGTTGTTTG CAGAATCTCAAAAAAAGGAGGGCTATACTTTCGATGACTATAAGAAGGAAGTGCGCTTGGCCtttcaaaaaactaaaaaccgCGTCTATAAGGCCAAATGTGATGCAAAGACAAAAATGCGTTTAAGAGAGGAAAAAAGcattaataaaagtttgccCTAA